The Osmerus eperlanus chromosome 7, fOsmEpe2.1, whole genome shotgun sequence genome includes a region encoding these proteins:
- the cmc1 gene encoding COX assembly mitochondrial protein homolog isoform X1, whose protein sequence is METTKSEEPFLRHVETDVLIPKIMREKAKERCAEKVDAFNHCCKQTGFLMAFKCRNENTSLKECLTVYYKDPAFFEECKKEYIRDKLEYERTGIPAKNRKQKLPASM, encoded by the exons ATGGAGACTACTAAATCAG AAGAGCCCTTCCTCAGGCATGTGGAGACAGACGTGCTAATTCCGAAGATTATGAGGGAAAAAGCTAAGGAGCGCTGTGCTGAGAAAGTTGATG CCTTTAACCACTGCTGTAAGCAAACTGGCTTTCTTATGGCGTTCAAGTGTCGGAATGAGAATACCTCCTTGAAAGAGTGCCTGACTGTTTA CTACAAAGACCCAGCATTTTTTGAGGAGTGCAAGAAGGAGTATATTCGTGACAAGTTGGAGTACGAGAGGACTGGCATTCCAGCcaaaaacaggaaacagaagctCCCAGCTAGCATGTAA
- the cmc1 gene encoding COX assembly mitochondrial protein homolog isoform X2, with protein METTKSEPFLRHVETDVLIPKIMREKAKERCAEKVDAFNHCCKQTGFLMAFKCRNENTSLKECLTVYYKDPAFFEECKKEYIRDKLEYERTGIPAKNRKQKLPASM; from the exons ATGGAGACTACTAAATCAG AGCCCTTCCTCAGGCATGTGGAGACAGACGTGCTAATTCCGAAGATTATGAGGGAAAAAGCTAAGGAGCGCTGTGCTGAGAAAGTTGATG CCTTTAACCACTGCTGTAAGCAAACTGGCTTTCTTATGGCGTTCAAGTGTCGGAATGAGAATACCTCCTTGAAAGAGTGCCTGACTGTTTA CTACAAAGACCCAGCATTTTTTGAGGAGTGCAAGAAGGAGTATATTCGTGACAAGTTGGAGTACGAGAGGACTGGCATTCCAGCcaaaaacaggaaacagaagctCCCAGCTAGCATGTAA